Proteins from one Oryza sativa Japonica Group chromosome 12, ASM3414082v1 genomic window:
- the LOC4351854 gene encoding fructose-bisphosphate aldolase-lysine N-methyltransferase, chloroplastic codes for MASSASVSPAAASHHRLLLPCSPRRLPRPRPRPRPRLLRSARPRLVACHADTLLPSSSPAAAAAACASTASANGFSDWLREHGLPPGKVAILDRPVPCFREGKDLPLHYVAAGQDLEAGDVAFEVPMSLVVTLERVLGDESVAELLTTNKLSELACLALYLMYEKKQGQDSFWYPYIKELDRQRGRGQLAVESPLLWTESELNYLKGSPIKDEVVARDEGIRREYNELDTLWFMAGSLFQQYPFDIPTEAFPFEIFKQAFVAVQSCVVHLQKVSLARRFALVPLGPPLLTYKSNCKAMLTAVGDSVRLVVDRPYKAGEPIIVWCGPQPNSRLLLNYGFIDEDNPYDRIVIEASLNIEDPQFQEKRMVAQRNGKLAIQNFHVCVGKEKETIAEMLPYLRLGYISDPDEMQSILSSEGDTCPVSPCTERAVLDQLVGYLESRLADYPTTLDEDDAMLADGNLEPKKEVATRLVRLEKKLLHGCLQAANEFINDLPDHTVSPCPAPFAPELK; via the exons atggcctcctccgcctccgtttctcccgccgccgcctcccaccaccgcctcctcctcccctgctccccgcgccgcctcccccgcccccgcccccgccctcgcccgcgcctcctccgctccgcccgcccccGCCTCGTCGCCTGCCACGCCGacaccctcctcccctcctcgtcccccgccgccgccgccgccgcgtgcgcctccaccgcctccgccaacGGGTTCTCCGACTGGCTGCGGGAGCACGGGCTGCCGCCGGGGAAGGTGGCCATCCTCGACCGACCCGTCCCCTGCTTCCGGGAGGGCAAGGACCTGCCGCTGCACTACGTCGCCGCGGGGCAGGATCTCGAG GCTGGGGATGTGGCGTTCGAGGTGCCCATGTCGCTCGTCGTCACGCTGGAGAGGGTGCTCGGAGACGAGTCCGTCG CTGAATTGCTAACAACAAACAAATTATCTGAGCTGGCATGCTTGGCTTTGTATCTCATGTATGAGAAAAAGCAAGGACAAGATTCATTTTGGTATCCTTACATTAAGGAGCTTGATCGCCAGCGAGGAAGGGGGCAATTAGCTGTTGAATCTCCACTTCTGTGGACCGAAAGTGAACTGAACTACCTGAAGGGTAGCCCCATCAAG GATGAAGTTGTTGCAAGAGACGAGGGAATAAGGCGAGAGTATAATGAGCTCGACACACTGTGGTTCATGGCAGGTTCATTGTTTCAG CAATATCCTTTTGACATACCTACCGAGGCTTTTCCATTTGAGATCTTCAAGCAAGCTTTTGTCGCAGTACAGTCTTGCGTGGTCCATTTGCAG AAAGTTAGTTTAGCTCGAAGATTTGCGCTAGTTCCATTGGGCCCACCACTATTGACCTACAAGAGCAACTGCAAAGCAATGCTGACAGCTGTTGGTGATTCTGTTCGGTTGGTTGTGGATCGACCATACAAAGCGGGAGAACCAATAATCGTCTG GTGTGGGCCACAGCCTAACTCTAGATTGCTCCTCAACTACGGTTTTATTGACGAAGATAATCCATATGATCGTATAGTGATTGAG GCATCCCTAAACATAGAAGATCCTCAGTTCCAAGAGAAGAGAATGGTTGCTCAAAGAAATGGGAAGCTGGCTATCCAAAATTTCCAT GTCTGTGTGGGTAAAGAGAAGGAAACAATTGCAGAAATGCTGCCCTATTTGAGGCTAGGATACATTTCAGATCCAGATGAAATGCAATCCATACTTTCTTCAGAAGGTGATACATGTCCA GTCAGTCCATGCACAGAGCGAGCAGTACTTGACCAACTTGTTGGATACTTGGAGTCACGATTGGCTGATTATCCAACAACTTTGGATGAGGATGATGCTATG TTGGCAGATGGCAATTTGGAACCAAAAAAGGAAGTCGCTACTAGGCTTGTAAGATTGGAGAAGAAATTGTTGCATGGTTGTCTCCAGGCTGCTAATGAGTTCATAAATGATTTGCCTGACCACACTGTGTCACCTTGCCCTGCTCCATTTGCTCCTGAATTGAAATAA